The Chroococcidiopsis sp. TS-821 nucleotide sequence ATTGGAATCGCTTGGTAGAGTTGAACGATACAAACAAAAATGGCAGATTTGACGTAGGCGAAACTTTTCGCGATCGCGGTTTAAATAACCTTGACCTTTACTTGCTAAACGCTGATTCCGGCGCAATTATTGATACAACTTGCACTTCCACCAGCGAAGTCGATAGCGTCGAACACATTTTTTGTCGAGTCCCCAATACGGCTAGATACAAAATTCGCGTTCAGTTTCGGCAAAAAGTAAATCACGCTGTTCAACCTTATGCGCTAGCGTGGTGGACTGTACCGGCGAGAAATTGACCTCCGACAACTGTTGTTGCAAAAAACGTAACCACACGGCGATCGCTACCACAACGATGGCATAGTTCGCATAACGAGCTAAGGTGATAGTAGAATGCAGCCTTTCCTGCTAAGACGCTATGCAATTCGCCTCGGAAGACGTTATGTCCTGGCGGCGACAGGCATCATTTTTCTAGGAATTATGGGATGTTCCAGAATCGATCGCATCGATTCGGTTGTCGCCCAGCCTCGCTCCTTAAATCGTCAAGATCCCGATAATATACAAGTGACACCATCGGCAGTGGATAACAAATTAGTTGCGGCAAATACGCGGTTTGGGTTCAAACTCTTTTCGGAGATCTTAAGACAACAGAGCGATCGCAATATTTTTCTCTCGCCTACCAGTGTGGCAATTCTGCTAGAAATGCTCTACAACGGTGCTGCTGGCGAAACGCAACAAGCAATGGCGAAAACTTTAGAATTACAAGGCATTAGCCTCCAAGATATTAACGCTGCCAACACCGCGCTGCTTAACACGCTCGCAAATCCCGATGCAAATGTGCAACTGGCGATCGCAAACTCACTCTGGGCAAAGCAAGAATACCCTATTAGACCAGATTTTTTGCAGCGAACTCAAAGCTTTTACAAAGCACAAGTCAGCAATTTAGACTTTGATTCTCCCGATGCGACAAACACAATTAATCAATGGGTAAACCAAAACACGAATGGCAGAATCGAGCAGATTGTAGACAAGATTAATCCTGAAGACGTGCTGTTTTTAATCAACGCGATTTACTTTAAAGGTCAGTGGACCGACGAGTTCGACAAAAGCCAAACAACAGAGGCACCATTTTATCTAGCAAGCGGTACGGCAAAACAACACCCACTGATGTCGCAAACGGGTAGATACCGATACTACGAAAACCCACAGTTTCAAGCTGTTAGCCTACCCTACGGCGAAAATGGCAGACTCAGCTTATACGTCTTTTTACCTCGCCAAAACTCGAATCTATCAAACTTTTACCAACAACTCAATTCGGCTAACTGGGAACAGTGGCTAACTCGGTTTAACTTGCGCGAAGGTACTGTACGGCTACCGCGTTTTCAAATGGAATATGACGTAACACTCAATGATACCCTTAAAGCGTTGGGTATGGGCGTTGCGTTTGCAGATAATGCGAATTTTTCGGGTGTTGGTGACGATTTAGCGCTGAGTGAAGTCAAGCATAAAACCTTTGTCGAAGTGAATGAAGAAGGAACCGAAGCGGCTGCGGTGACATCAGGAAGAGTGATGGCGGTATCAGCACCCATTGCAGAACCTTTTGAGATGACGGTGAATCGTCCTTTCTTCTGTGCGATTCGCGATAACCAAACAGGAACCATTTTATTTATGGGTTCTATCGTCGAACCGCAAGCTTAGCTGTATCCAACGATCGGGTTTGCCTTTCTACACCTGATACGAACCTTTTGGGGGAAGCTCTTCAGTAGCTTGTTGTTGCGTGATTTCTACGGTTGTTTGCGAGGCATCGTGGCTTGGTTCAGCGGGGACATCATGTACGGCTTCGTGTTCAGAAGAACGCACTGCGCTTAAAGCCGTTTTAATCACAACCGCAGTTGGTACGGCGACGATTACGCCCAATAAACCACCGATTCTCGCTCCGGTTAAGACCGAAACTAATACCCATACAGGATTTAAACCTGTCACACTTCCCAAAATGCGCGGCGCAACTAGGTTATCGAGAATCTGCTGTACAATCACTGCCGCAATTAAAACGCGCGTACCTAGCCAAAAGTCTTGCAATGCGACCAGTAATGTGGTAATAGCAATACCCACAGTTCCCCCAAAGGGAACCAACGCCATAATACCAATCGTGATACCAAACAGTAACCCAAAGGGTACTTTTAACCATAGAAAGATCGCCGTGAGCGAACACCCCATGCACAAACCGAAAATTAGCTGTCCGATAAAGAAATTTTGGAAGCTAAGGCGTAATGTTTGCGAAAAAGGAGTGCGCAGCTTTGTCGGTAGCCATTGAACTAAACTTTGCCAGAGGTCATCGCCATGCTGCAATAAGTAAAATGCCAAGACCATCGTGAGCAAAAAGTCTAACAGACTCGTTAGCGTGACGACCGCGAGGTTTAAAACTTGCACCGCGATCGCTTGCAGTTGCCCTTTAACGCGATCGTTAATTTGTACCACCAAAGCATCAAGATTCAATGGTAAACCTTGATTTTCTGCCCACTCATTCAACAACATCAACTGATGTCGCCCTGAATCAATTAACTCTGGTAACCGCGCTACGAGTTGCTGGGCTTGCATCAATACTAAGGGTACGAGCGTCACCCCTACCGCCAGCAATATCGATAATGTCAACAAGAATACTAAAACCGCAACCTGTTCGCGCCTTGCGCCTTGGCGTTCCATCCAACTAACAGGATAGTTCAGCAAAAATGCTAACAGTGATGCCCCAACTACAATCACAATCAACGAGTGGAAGTAATCAAAAATCGTCGATACTGCCACAGCATTCAAAACAAGCAGGGGAGCGAACAGCGCGATCGCTAACAGCCGCCCAGTCGGCGTCATCACCTGCCACCAATTTAGGAGTTTGCGTGTTTGCATTTACCAACTGCCAAATAGAACAAACTCAATTTCTTTTTCCTTGCAGCCTATTATCTCTAACTCTATCGCTTTGACTCATCCATCTACCTCAGGATTCTGAAAACTGTTATGAACGATCGTCAAATCAGGGCAACTAGCCCTCTTAAGTTCACTCTACACGAGCAAAAGGGTAGGGAAAGGTTACTAGAGAATGAATTGGTAACTTCCTCCCAGCGTCAGCAGCCCACTCAAGATGCCCAGTTTTCCACTCCTCCTAACCGTCTATTATTATTGTTCTATCTCATTCCTGTGGTTGGCTTTTTTCCATCGCTTTGGACTTTGTATCGCCGTCAAGGGAGCAGAGAACAATTTGCACTTAGCCGTCTATCGATTACCTTAGCAGGTACTTGGTTGTTAGGTTATCTGTTGATGAGTTTTGGTGCGGAAACGTCTGATTTTCTGGCACTGCGCCTATTAATTTTAAACAGCTTTTTGACTTCGGGTTATTTTCTCGTCAGTCTTTGGTTAATGTTTTTGCTCATCCAAGGTAAAGCAGTGCGTCTACCAGGATTTAGTCAATGGGCGGAGCGCATTTTAAGTAAGCATTTGCCCTGATTCAAGAGGTTTGAGTGATGAGTGGTAAGTGGTGAGTCATACAAAACACTATTCTTCCTCTGCCCCTCTGCCCCTCTGCCCCTCTGCCCCTCTGCCCCTCTGCCCCTCTGCTTCCTCTGCTTCCTCTGCTTCCTCTGCTTCCTCTGCTTCTTCTACTAAGGGTGGTTAAACTGCACAAATCCAGTTAAACTCCAAACAGCAAAAACTCAAATTTCTAGCGAAAGTTCCGATATCCTGCTAGATGTGTCATATTTATTGCTATTTATGGCTCACTACAGTTGATACCTGAAAGCTAGCTCGATCTAGCGTCTTTTGCTCTCTTGTTCTTAAATGAACTGTTGTATTTGTTACGTGTGAGGATGTCTGTGCCAATTCATAAAATTTCTGCTCGCAATCCCTCTGTAGCTGCGTCTCCCCGAATTGTCCATACCAAGTATTCTTCCGCTAAGTCAGGGCGTTGGCTGTGGTTTTGGGTGGCAATGTCTGGTATCGCGATGTTGTCAGCAACGGCTGGAGCGCTGTTAGCTGTATCTTTATCCAGTACCCCGTTAATGCAATCGCGGCTTACCCCAGAACAAAAGGCAATCTTTGGGCGAGGCGATCGCATTTCTAAAACTGGTTTACGCCTTGCTGAATTGACTCGCCCTGTGAATATTCTCGTTTTAGGCATCAAGGTTCTCTCTTCGGATGTTGACGATCCTGATATTAGGTCAGAAGACTTAGGCTACCACGCACTTGTTAATTCTTTTGAAGGTCTTTCGGATACGATGCTGCTATTGCGGTTCGATCCAGAAACCGAAAAACTGGCAGTTCTTTCAATTCCTAGAGATACGCGTACCTATGTCGAAGGGCTAGGCATCACAAAAATTAATGCCGCGAATGCTCGAGGCGGTCCCGCACTAAGTGCACAAGCTGTCAGCGATCTTTTAAATGGCGTACCGATTGACCGCTATATCCGCATTAACGTTCAAGGTGTTGAAAAGCTCGTTGATGCTTTGGGTGGTGTTACGGTTTATGTCCCCAAAGATATGAAATATCAAGATGACAGCCAACATCTATATATCAATTTGAAAGCAGGAAGACATCATCTCGACGGCAATCAAGCATTGCAACTACTACGCTTTCGCTACGACGAATACGGCGATATTGGTCGCATCCAACGCCAGCAAATGGTGATGCGGGCTTTGATGGAACAAGCTCTAAACCCAGCAACTTTGGCGCGAATGCCGCAGATTATGTCGGTGATTCAAACGCATATCGATACTAACTTGACCGTTGAGGAGCTCATGGCACTCGTCGGCTTTGGCGTTCAAACAGATCGTTCGGATGTTGAAATGCTGCTGGTTCCAGGGACTTTTAGCACGCCAGACCAATACGTTGCAAGTTATTGGCTACCCGATAAAGAACGAATTGCCACAATGATGGCAAAGCACTTTAATGTGCCTACCGATTCAGAAATTGATGATGTCGATCCGGCAAGGTTGCGAATCGCAATTCAAGATAGTACAGGTAGCGATCGCGCGATCCGATCGCTAGCTAACTTTCTGCAATCATCTGGTTATCGACGCGTTTACGTTGCGAACCCTTGGAATGAACCATTAGAAGTGACGCGGATTGTGGCGCAGCAAGGTGATGTCGATAGCGCGCAAGCGATTCGCAATGCTTTGGGATTTGGTGAAATCCGCGTGGAAAGCACGGGTAATCTGCGTTCGGATGTGACAATTCAACTAGGTCAAGATTGGTTGCGAGTGCACGAAGCGCAGTAGATTAAATTTGCTGTGCAATCCATTCTTGTAATATCGGATTGACTTTTTCCGGTGCTTCATCTTGGGGACAATGCCCAACACCTTCAATGGGAATAAACGCTTTTACTTGTGGGTAGTTCGCTAATTGTTTACCCAACTCAAATGGTTCCCACGGATCGGCAGTTCCCCACAAGATAATTGCTGAACATGGTAGCTGTGGTAACAAATCTTCGGGTAATGGACCGGAAGAATACGCCGTAAAAGCTAAAAAAACGGCAACAGCACCTGGATCTTTGGTTGGTGCCATCAAAATATCAACAAGTTCATCTGTCACAACTTCCGCATTCGCATACGCCTGAAGCAAAATCTTGCGCACAGTTTTTGGCTTGGCAATTTGATGGAAGAAAAAGTTGCCAATCGGCTTGACGGCGAGGAGTCGTTGCACCAAAGGCGCACCAAAACGGCGATACCAAGGTAAAGTTGCCCGTTTGCGGTCGTGAAGCAGTCGCAACGAACAGTTTAATAGCGCAATACTTCGAGCGATATCTGGACGATCGACAACGGCTTGCATCACCGCAATACAACCAATCGAATTTCCTACTAAAAACGCCGGTTCGCCCACAACCTCACGGCAAAAATCGGCAATTTGCTGTCCCCACGTTTCAAACGTATACTGCATTTCTTCTGTGGGTTCCGGTTTGGCAGAACCACCAAAGCCAATTAAATCAATCGCATAGACACGGCAAGTTTCGGCAAGTACGGGAATGTTTTTGCGCCAATGCCACCAGGAAGCACCAAAGCCATGAATTAACACAACCGCAGGTCCTGTTGTGCCTTGCGTTTGATAGCAAATCGGAAACCCTTGCCAAATCCAAGTTTTCGTCGCGGTGAAGGATGGGGTGGAAACTGTCATAGATCTTCTAAATTAAGCGATCGCCTTAACTGTATTGTGACAATTCTTCACAAAATTCTAAATTTTATTTTATTATTTCTATTAATCTAGAAATATGGAATCAAATACGGCAAAATATGCAGATTTATTTGCAGCACTAGCGTCAGAACCTCGGCTAGAAATTATGCGCTTACTCTTTGCAACTTATCCGCAAGGAATGATCGTGAGTGATATTCAAGCCAAATTACAAATTCCCAATTCCACACTGTCGCATCATCTAGAGAAACTGCGACAAGAGCATCTCATCAGTTCTAGGAAAGAAAAGCAATATATTTGGTACGCAGTCAACACCAAGACAATCGAAGATTTATTAGCTTTTCTCTTTAACGGCTGTACGATCGCCCATCCTCGCAGTCAAGACAAGCTAGACCCTGTTCAGAATCCATTCACGGAGGCAGGATTTATGTTTGAAGGGTTCTTAAGTTCGCTCGAAAGCCTATTTGGTAGCGTGTTTGACCGCATTGTGCTGCCCAGAGGTTTTGAAAGATTTACGCGAAAAGCAACGCAAGTCATTGCGCTAGCCCAAGATGAATCGCGCCGTTTGGGACATCAATACGTTGGCACCGAACAACTTTTATTAGGATTACTCAAAGAAGGAACCGGAACTGCTGCACAAATTCTTTTAGCCGAAGGACTCAATGTAGAAAATTTGCGCACAGAAGTCGAAAAACGTATTGGACGTGGGAAAGGAACGCCGTTAGATATTCCATTTACACCAAGAGCTAAAAGAGTTTTAGAGCTTTCTGTAGAACAGTCGCAGCGCCTAGGCGATCAGTATATAGGTACTGAACACTTGCTGTTAGGAATTTTGCGCGAACGCGGCGGAATGGCAGTTCGGGTACTGGAAAACTTAGGAGTTAACCCAGATAGCTTAGAGCAGCGAATTTTACAGTGGAATGGCTCTAATTAGTCGTGCAGCGATCGCCCACAG carries:
- a CDS encoding serpin family protein gives rise to the protein MQPFLLRRYAIRLGRRYVLAATGIIFLGIMGCSRIDRIDSVVAQPRSLNRQDPDNIQVTPSAVDNKLVAANTRFGFKLFSEILRQQSDRNIFLSPTSVAILLEMLYNGAAGETQQAMAKTLELQGISLQDINAANTALLNTLANPDANVQLAIANSLWAKQEYPIRPDFLQRTQSFYKAQVSNLDFDSPDATNTINQWVNQNTNGRIEQIVDKINPEDVLFLINAIYFKGQWTDEFDKSQTTEAPFYLASGTAKQHPLMSQTGRYRYYENPQFQAVSLPYGENGRLSLYVFLPRQNSNLSNFYQQLNSANWEQWLTRFNLREGTVRLPRFQMEYDVTLNDTLKALGMGVAFADNANFSGVGDDLALSEVKHKTFVEVNEEGTEAAAVTSGRVMAVSAPIAEPFEMTVNRPFFCAIRDNQTGTILFMGSIVEPQA
- a CDS encoding helix-turn-helix transcriptional regulator; its protein translation is MESNTAKYADLFAALASEPRLEIMRLLFATYPQGMIVSDIQAKLQIPNSTLSHHLEKLRQEHLISSRKEKQYIWYAVNTKTIEDLLAFLFNGCTIAHPRSQDKLDPVQNPFTEAGFMFEGFLSSLESLFGSVFDRIVLPRGFERFTRKATQVIALAQDESRRLGHQYVGTEQLLLGLLKEGTGTAAQILLAEGLNVENLRTEVEKRIGRGKGTPLDIPFTPRAKRVLELSVEQSQRLGDQYIGTEHLLLGILRERGGMAVRVLENLGVNPDSLEQRILQWNGSN
- a CDS encoding AI-2E family transporter → MQTRKLLNWWQVMTPTGRLLAIALFAPLLVLNAVAVSTIFDYFHSLIVIVVGASLLAFLLNYPVSWMERQGARREQVAVLVFLLTLSILLAVGVTLVPLVLMQAQQLVARLPELIDSGRHQLMLLNEWAENQGLPLNLDALVVQINDRVKGQLQAIAVQVLNLAVVTLTSLLDFLLTMVLAFYLLQHGDDLWQSLVQWLPTKLRTPFSQTLRLSFQNFFIGQLIFGLCMGCSLTAIFLWLKVPFGLLFGITIGIMALVPFGGTVGIAITTLLVALQDFWLGTRVLIAAVIVQQILDNLVAPRILGSVTGLNPVWVLVSVLTGARIGGLLGVIVAVPTAVVIKTALSAVRSSEHEAVHDVPAEPSHDASQTTVEITQQQATEELPPKGSYQV
- a CDS encoding alpha/beta fold hydrolase, yielding MTVSTPSFTATKTWIWQGFPICYQTQGTTGPAVVLIHGFGASWWHWRKNIPVLAETCRVYAIDLIGFGGSAKPEPTEEMQYTFETWGQQIADFCREVVGEPAFLVGNSIGCIAVMQAVVDRPDIARSIALLNCSLRLLHDRKRATLPWYRRFGAPLVQRLLAVKPIGNFFFHQIAKPKTVRKILLQAYANAEVVTDELVDILMAPTKDPGAVAVFLAFTAYSSGPLPEDLLPQLPCSAIILWGTADPWEPFELGKQLANYPQVKAFIPIEGVGHCPQDEAPEKVNPILQEWIAQQI
- a CDS encoding LCP family protein, with product MSVPIHKISARNPSVAASPRIVHTKYSSAKSGRWLWFWVAMSGIAMLSATAGALLAVSLSSTPLMQSRLTPEQKAIFGRGDRISKTGLRLAELTRPVNILVLGIKVLSSDVDDPDIRSEDLGYHALVNSFEGLSDTMLLLRFDPETEKLAVLSIPRDTRTYVEGLGITKINAANARGGPALSAQAVSDLLNGVPIDRYIRINVQGVEKLVDALGGVTVYVPKDMKYQDDSQHLYINLKAGRHHLDGNQALQLLRFRYDEYGDIGRIQRQQMVMRALMEQALNPATLARMPQIMSVIQTHIDTNLTVEELMALVGFGVQTDRSDVEMLLVPGTFSTPDQYVASYWLPDKERIATMMAKHFNVPTDSEIDDVDPARLRIAIQDSTGSDRAIRSLANFLQSSGYRRVYVANPWNEPLEVTRIVAQQGDVDSAQAIRNALGFGEIRVESTGNLRSDVTIQLGQDWLRVHEAQ